TTTAAGCGGACTTTGCCTCGGGATTGGGCATCAAAGGGAACTTCAACAGTGCCCGCTAATCCCACCAAATCATCATGGCTGATCAAACTATCAGCCTGCTGATATCGGAGGTACAGCAGTAACCCAGACATAATGGTTCCACAGATCAGACCCATGACAATCGCGAGTAGCGTAATGGCTAGAGCAGACAACCCAGTTTGCAAGAAACTCAGTAGAATGCCGGTTAGGCCAAAAAAACAACTGCCAAAGGTCCAGAATTTAAGGCTTTTAATCAGACCCAGTAAGGGGAACTTTCGACTTTTTGGAGAGATGGAATCGAAGGTTGATGAGGGACGAGATGTTTGATCAAAGATTTCTACATCTGAGTCAATTCCCAACTCATCTAGTTCAAACTCAACCCCATCAATCCCACCAATAACTGCTAGAAGAACAAAAACACCGCCAATCAGAAAACAAGACCAATACAGGGTCAGCATTACTGAATTCACCTAGTAGGCTATCTCAATCTTAGCTACTAGACTTCCCAATTGTCGGAAATACCAAACATTCTTAAAGGAGCAAAAAAAAATGGTATTAAGCCATCACCATGGTCAAAATTTGGATGGCAATCACGGCCACTGCCAGAACCACCATAATAATCAACGTTCCCCGGCCACCTGGCACTAGCATTTGGGGTGAAGTTTGCAGGGGTGAACGATATCGTAAAGTCCAAGCCATAATTGCCGGGAGGATTCCCCCTAGAACCGAAATACTAAAGGCTCCCGCATAGTCGA
The Acaryochloris marina S15 genome window above contains:
- a CDS encoding NfeD family protein, encoding MLTLYWSCFLIGGVFVLLAVIGGIDGVEFELDELGIDSDVEIFDQTSRPSSTFDSISPKSRKFPLLGLIKSLKFWTFGSCFFGLTGILLSFLQTGLSALAITLLAIVMGLICGTIMSGLLLYLRYQQADSLISHDDLVGLAGTVEVPFDAQSRGKVRLKVKGSILEVVAFTDGNSSFQPGEQVVVVGTQENRVWVVSSDSFNQPPDALGSGAS